The nucleotide sequence CAATGTTTCAGGTAGTAATGCTTACCAACGTAGCAAACAAATTCCTTCTTCCTGTCACAGGTCCAGTTCTCccattttgcattttcttcaaAGTTTGCTGCCACACAAGTCTCTGTTCCATTCATGTTATTGGGTTCTTTTGTCTTCCAGTATGTAAATGAGTAGTTACTTCCATCCGTCCACTTCCAGGACTCTCTGAAAAGGCCAATCCACACCCTCACCCCTCCAGGTACCAGGTTATCTATCTTCTGGTTCTCTGTCATGTTCCTCACACTGGCCAGGTCTGTGTAATGAACTCTGCAGTAGCTCTGGGCGTTCGCCCACGTCATGGGATTGTTAATGTAGACAAATGTCCTAGTCGACCCTGAAAACAGACCACACTCAAATGCTGTGTACAACCATAAATGCATTTGTAAGTCTAAACTATTAGGCTATTGTTGAAACATCACTAAAAGCTCAAAGAACAGGACCTGTGTTGTTTTAAGCTTCTAGTTAAGTTGAAAATCCTCACCTCTGTTATCAGAGCAGACAAATCTGTAGAGATTCGCACAAGGGGAATCAAACCATGGTCCATCAAGCATCCATACGCAATCTTCTGCACTCCCTAGGTTATCTGGTTGTCCAGGTGACCAGTTTCTGAACTCAGCCTCACTGTTTTCTGACATTGACCACCTCCAGCTGTTCACGTCATCATACAGCCCGATCCAGGCTCGCTGAAAGCACCAATGGATTTGTTTCATTAGACATAAGAGATATGACTTAGGCTGTCAGATTATCGGTAAGTACTGACATGTAgtaataatttgatgttttGTGAAATTGCAtaatttgctttttaaaaatgtatttgtatttattaagaTTAATACAAAGCATAATCTACTTTTTGCATTACGATTTTTCAGTTAAAAAGATTTACGTTCGTTTGGTTCGTTTGATTCttgtggttttctctgttttattgttgttggtttttttgtgactatataaataaaagttaattTCATTAAACTGAATTCAGTATTGCGCCTGCTGTGACCAGGTCTCTTTAAGGCAGAATCAAGATGGGGGATATTAAGTGATGTTTAACAAATCAATTATTAAACAATTTTCTAACAGGGACTCAGAAGAAAGAAAGCTAATGTCTGATTAAATGACATCGGACAGGTATTTTTGGTGCAGCTGAGGACACTAAattgttttgtctttgtcaaTATTAAATTTTATgcttaaataatttttaaaataactcttTGGTGATCACTGGTGGTGACTGCTGATCTGGTAGCAGCCACAGTCACTAAGGGGATGTGGGAGAGGAGATAATGGaaagagagaagctgcagagaggtgtgtaaAGGTCTTTTCACACCTGCAGTGTTTAGTCGATTCAACTCAAACTCACGTTAGTTTTCCTACTTGCTGCAGTTCGTTTGTTCAGGTGTGAACACAGTAATCCTACTCAGTGTAGACAAAAACAACCGCAccaaggctacgtccacacgagcctggatagatttgaaaacggcatgttcgtctgaaaacgctccacGTCCACActagtgttttcagtgcttttcacagagttgtgcgtccacattgaaatggccgaaaacgcttacgttccagtactgcgcatgcgtgaaacgcaagaagattcgacctgcctcatttctgtttgccgtttatttactttccggctctttgaaacgtcgcggcaaaatgtggaggaaaagcaccgctgtataatgccctccggcatctttgtttaattggtcacatgactgcatcacatgactaaaatgtgtcatcgaTTTCCAAAGTCTCCGttttcgctgtccacactgcgacgcgaAAGCACCGTCTTCAGTATTTGTTTTCTAGAGCGTTTTGCTTCGGGGAAAGCGccatctcagtgtggacgggaggccaaaatggagagaaaacgatgcgttttcaaacgaaaacgcattagtgtggacgtagcccaAGACCCTTTGGAGGAGGTTGTCTCGCTATGGTTCCAAAGGAACTCCAAAGTGGTCTGTTTATGGTGTGAATGTGATCTGATCTGAACCAACTACCACGTATACATTACAAGTTTTAACTAAAAAATGTCCCCAAGTTTTAATTCTCAGTGCTATACATTTGCAAAGGTCTGAATGGGCTACTAGTCTGTACAGAAATTAAGCATCGAGCAGCAGCAAGTAGCTATGAAATGAATGTAAATTCTCTAGAACTCAGCACCTTCTTCCAGTATTTTCtcatgattttcccagcccagATCTGGCCAATGAGTGGACTGAACATAAGGCTAATGGTGGCTAAACCACTTTACAAGCTCCAACTACAGGAGCCTAGCAAGCAACAGGATTTTCCAGAGTCTCCAATGAACATATTTGTAAGAAACGTGATCTTTCAAATATAGTTCAGTACCATAACATTCCAGTAACTAATGTACAAATACTTAAACTCCCACTgtaaaaaaagtcaaaagtatAATTTACATTGCCGGTGGTCATTTTGCTTAAATCTACTGTGCTGTTCAGCATCTGCACATCTTCAAAGTCTTCTACAGTAGCCAGGTCTGTGTATTTGTCTCTGCAGTAACTCAGCgcttcagtccagttcttcaGCTCATAAACAAACTGGTAGTAATGTTTAACATCTGAGGCGACGGCACACAGGCCTGCAAACACAGTAAATAAATGAGTTTATGGATTCAATTTAGGATCAAACATTTAGCCTCACTGTTACATTACATTTCTGTGTAATCTATTATTTTGGCAGAAAATTTATGTCAATAGTAAATAAAATGCACTaatgcatcattttttttttcattttcaacaagaaaaacactgaaagggAAAGTCCTTTAGTACTACAGTAATAGTATCCTGTAGGATGACACATAAATATGATCATGGAAACTTATAATACAATAAATAATTCAGACTTGCCTGATGCCGCTATGATGAACAGAGCCTTTTCCATTCTTGTACGTTCCCTGTTCTCTCCTTTGGTCCGATTGTTGATATTCAGCAAATTAAATGACTTCTTATCTTTATCTTCATGCAAAATGAATATGCAAGTTACTTCCAAGGAGGCTATGGACGCATGTATGCAGAAGTCAATTCAAAACAAGTCAAATCAGTTTTACTTACATTCATTCATTTGCATGAGGGGGACTTTAGCTAATGAGCACACACAGGAAACCTACTTACAAACCCTCCATCTAGCAAAAGAAGGATAGAATACAAGTAATACTTTTTATACGCACTTTTATACCACCTACTGAAAAGACAAAGACTATTATGTTATATTATGTTTAGCATTGCTTTTATGCTTACTGACACTTAATTCCTCCACTccagaatacaaaataaattcGGATTGTTTCAAAAAATCAAAGATAAAGTTAAATATATTATGTTTGTGCAAAGACTGATTTAAATTTGTCTTTGCTTACATTACTTTCTTACACACTTGACCTTTAAACTAGCTTCATTAATTCTACATATGAATCCTTGTACACAGGGCTCAGACTTGTTCCTTTTATGTACTACAGTTAATAACACCGAGGAGAACCTGTTGTTAGTTGTAATTACTCGCACAGACATAGTTATTCTGCAGCCCAGTATATCTACTAGTATGCCAGAAGATGCATTTAAGCGAGAAAATTTGAACCCAAAATACGATCTTTTTTGAACCATAaacaaattgttttttgttgttaaatCATATATGAAGtcaatattatatatatagtGTATTGCACTATTGCAGTGAGTAGTTGTGTTTACTTTTCacagcatgtttttgtttagtgtAGACCTCTGTTCTGTGTGACCTTTTGAGTAAAACTCAATTTTCCTCCCATTACATGCAAATGGATGTGCTCTTTGGCTTACAAAAAAGTATGCAAAATGCATCCCTTTGAAGCCAAACCTATAGTCTCTAAATTACACAACACCAGTTGTTGTGCACATGAAACTGATTAGTGATGAGAAAGAGGAGAGTAATGAGGCACCAGTGAAATAACTAGGCTCCAGTATATGTGTTGTCAGTAAGTGGGGGCCCAGAAGGATACTAGGTTTCTCCACTGCTGGATGGTCAACCAATACTAGTAACCAATACTACATAAAGTTACGTATTGTAAGTATATATGGCCCAAATGTTGATGACCCCTCATTCTTctacgttttttttttgtgcactctctgaacacttagatTGCTCACTTGTTCTTGGAGACCACGCCACAGACCACACCCGTGCCACATATAATTAAACACTACACGAGCTGTTTTAGATTTTGTGACGCAAGGCGTTTCCTTCACCCCAACTGTAGGGAATATACTTTTTATTCACATGTCCATCACTCCTAATCTTGTCTAGATTATTTCCTAGTGAGCAGCTCATTGTTGACTGACATTTCAGAGATACGCCCTATAGCTGTCAGTCATCATGCGCGatcactagagcgcgtttgctttcacactttatttgtcgtgtgaacaaccagacaaaaaacccccccagaaattggatttgatcaaacaaaaaatcggaattgagcattaagacctgcagtgtgaacgtagcctaagggATGTTGACAACGCCACCTGAGGACAGAGTTACACCCCAGGAAAGATTTTTATAGCCAATGTAGATGTTACACTAGCTACCAGAGCCCACAGGCTCGTTATTAACAGCAGAGGTGAGGTAGATCAGTTTTATGAATCAAAATTTATTAAGAAAAACTACTAAAACCATAGAACTGTAAAATCAGGAAAGTTCTTAAGGTAGCAGGGCTGAGACTGCAAGACAGTTAAAACACTTTATCAACAAACAATGATTAAAATGACCAGGCTCGCTGCCACGATGCTACCCTAGAACAGTAACAGCTCgataaaataactaaaaatggTGGAGACCGGCCACCTAAGGAggcagcctacagagaggagtGCCCAAGGGTGCCACCAATTACTCACCCGTGTAGTTTCACTGCAAACCTCACTGTCACTCACACTGAAATCTAAATGGTGCAATCTACCTATGCCCTGTGTGTACACTCCCACGCATCGGGGAGGGGATTCCACCTCACGTGCCTAACCCCTCAACAAGCGGCCGCACCTCCactaaagcaataaaacaaaacataaaacattaaacaaattAGTAAAAGATCTACATAAAACAAATACACCCTAAGTTACAGCTCTTTATAAAAGCATGATTAAAATGGATAAAACGATTCCAAGTAAAAGACCATAAAACCAGGAGTCAGTCGAGGCCAGTCCATAAACGTTTGTGACATGACGACAGGCCACAACAAGACTAAAACCGAACAAGACAGAACGAGACAGcacaagacagcagcagtatGGCACAGTCCTGTAACAAAAGAGGGAAACAGTCGTCAAGGTCCACCCTACTATATGCCACATTATGACATTCACCACTCTCTAAAGGGCAATACTAAAATGAGCGGCTTTCCTAAAGAAAGCAAACTGCTCTGCAATGCTTAACCACATAACAGTCTTGACCACCTTGGATGGGAAAAGACTGCCAAAGGCCTCCGTGTGGTAGTGAAGCGCAGCTGGTTCTTATAGGGCCTCTAATTATCAGCTGGGAAGGTGTGGACGTTAGTGCTGCATTTGTGGACATCACGTAAAATCCTACCCCAAAATCTACTTCACTACATTAGGCAGGATGAGGAAGAAATTAAATGGGAATACAGAATCAGCCCTCCCTTCCTCCTactttatataatatataattttataaatatattattaaaaaatatagatTTATAATAGAAACCCAAACATTTCACACATAGGTGCATTTATCAACGGTGAGACATTTGCTGTGAAAGAGTGAGGACTCACAGTTTGCAGGGATGTGCTGTTCTCCCAGAGTGAATGGAAACGTGAAGGAGATGAAGGACCGCCTGCTTCACATCAGTACATTCAATCGCCATTATTAGCAGTTATCACTCCCATGAGTAAAAGGCCTAAAATACCACCCTTATGGGTGTAATGTAGCAGAGAGTGACAGAGTTTAATATATGTGCTTTTGCTGATAGTTGTTCCTGCTGTAATTGAATTTATCAAATCTGAAATCTAATCAGAACTAACAAAGTGCCCGTGTGAGGAAAGTGGAGCAgacaaaaagacagagaaacagaaaagtttttgattttattatattttattatgtgtgaACAACCAAAATAAGTCCTTTTCGAGTAACtaattcaaaaatgaaaatgttgaaattatgcaagctgaagtgaaatatgttgaataaatatGACTATGTGATAAAGTAGCTTTTGCTACAGAGAAAAGGAGAGGGCGGTTAGTTATAGTGAGGTTCTAGCTCGAATCAGGTGATTGCACAGCACAATAGGTGATTGGATGTTAAAAGTGGGCGAAGTCTTCTTTTTCCAACCCGTCGTGGATTACAAATTGAGTTTACTATTTTTGAGATTTGCTCTGCTGACTGCTGCCATATTGGATTGGAATGCAGAGGAAGATCTGGGAACTTACGCCTCAAAAAGGATTTCATCCTGCAAGGCTAGGGGAATAATTCCTCCAGCCAGGGTGTTTCCACTCTCCTCCACGACAACCTCATCAATACCAGTGATAGGCATTCAGTagtgttttacatttttccaATTTTTGGAAGAGCACAGGGTAGCAGCAGTTTAAGTTCCCTGATGTTGTTGTCTTCAGCTTTCAATAACccgcagggctctagagtgcgaccaattttcactggtgcgactaaaaaaaatccttggTGGCACCAGTTCGACCAGTCTCTGCAACTCTGAaagtctccgtgtggtcaacaactgACACACATCATGCCCCTATCATGTGtcccaatcagagatagtcagggg is from Oreochromis niloticus isolate F11D_XX linkage group LG20, O_niloticus_UMD_NMBU, whole genome shotgun sequence and encodes:
- the LOC106098290 gene encoding C-type mannose receptor 2-like isoform X1 translates to MEKALFIIAASGLCAVASDVKHYYQFVYELKNWTEALSYCRDKYTDLATVEDFEDVQMLNSTVDLSKMTTGNRAWIGLYDDVNSWRWSMSENSEAEFRNWSPGQPDNLGSAEDCVWMLDGPWFDSPCANLYRFVCSDNRGSTRTFVYINNPMTWANAQSYCRVHYTDLASVRNMTENQKIDNLVPGGVRVWIGLFRESWKWTDGSNYSFTYWKTKEPNNMNGTETCVAANFEENAKWENWTCDRKKEFVCYVAPVYEEVVRVNLINASLDLTHPDVMEAMLNQIQQKLKDQAVKGDVKLSWRKQSDGSVFYKDEETKKKSIV
- the LOC106098290 gene encoding C-type mannose receptor 2-like isoform X2; this translates as MQMNEYKDKKSFNLLNINNRTKGENRERTRMEKALFIIAASGLCAVASDVKHYYQFVYELKNWTEALSYCRDKYTDLATVEDFEDVQMLNSTVDLSKMTTGNRAWIGLYDDVNSWRWSMSENSEAEFRNWSPGQPDNLGSAEDCVWMLDGPWFDSPCANLYRFVCSDNRGSTRTFVYINNPMTWANAQSYCRVHYTDLASVRNMTENQKIDNLVPGGVRVWIGLFRESWKWTDGSNYSFTYWKTKEPNNMNGTETCVAANFEENAKWENWTCDRKKEFVCYVAPVYEEVVRVNLINASLDLTHPDVMEAMLNQIQQKLKDQAVKGDVKLSWRKQSDGSVFYKDEETKKKSIV